ATCAATAAATTTCCATCACAAACAAAATTAGTGATGGATTTGGCGACAACCGAAAATATGTATCATATAAGAACTCAAAAGTTTTATTCAAAGATGAGCTAAGTTAGCACATAGGGAAAGGTGATTGTGTTAAGGCccgtttgaattaacttatttttgagcctATGCAaaacagtttatgcaaataaataattttttgtgtattattataagtttgtcaatgtagtttatgataaaatagcttataaaaatacaattttcattagtATCCAGATATCACCATAGTTTCAAGCAAATTATTTTACAACACACAAAAAATTTACCAGATATTCCAACAAGACCTCGTCTTTCATGCTTGCAGTTGCAAATCCACCTTTCACGAAACTTTAATTTTGAATCAATCACACGGTTGGAACTCTAACAATGACTTACGGTTAAATCATTttataatatgattttttttttataaatgaaaaaaatcatattataaAAAGATTTAACCGTAatttgatcaatattaaaataactaaaaccaaacaacaaaagagtttgaatagaaataactaaaattcataaatattataaatattacaaccaagcattcataagggagtttctcgactacacctaacctaggaaaaataaattacaagacagaaagaaaaagaaCCTTAATGGCCTTagagttccttggcctccttgcctccttCTTAGAGTTCTCATAACTCTTGAATATGTTGGAAAATTTTGGAATGGAGTGGAATGAATAATTCTGAAGGAGGaatgctctatttatagttttacagctgggtttgagctttttctgcacctccatcgcacccatcgtggccacgatggcgtgtatttttgcctcatcgtggccacgatgaatcctatcgtggtacgatggaagatttacTCGAGATTGTCTGcttatttttcaagtcatcatcgtgccacgatgagaAGCCATCATGccacgatggtaaagattttcagcatattttcttcaattttatccttcttctcatcgcgccacgcccAGGTCCATCGTGGGTGCGATGGTGCGCTttctttattccatttttgtcattttttgctgcttttttccatttttcttgcttctggtccTTGTGTCTTCACTTTTCCTGATATTTCCTTGCTTTTGGTCTTTATTTACTATAAaaattaggcttaattaataaaatggtcccttaaagacatttttggtttcatattggtcccttaaagaaaaaaatgtctaaataggtcccttaaagaaaaaaatgtccgaataggtcccttaaagacatatctgttaatcagtttggtcctatttagacctctttttagggaccaaactgattaacggagatgtatttaagggacctattcagacttttttttctttaagggacctatttggacctttttttctttaagggaccaatctgaaaccaaaaatgtctttaagggaccattttattaattaagcctaaaaattatactaatctactactaaaaacatcatataattggctGTCATCTACACCACATGTATTCtctaaattttacactaaatacataaacttttatttattaatttctaAAATCTTAGATTTTATATTAGTGTTCATGTTTTGCAAACCTTCTTGATTTCCTTTTCAATgcattatttaaaataaaaaaatgtagaatAAATTGAAACAACAAATTCATCCCCTCATTGCTAAATTAGATTTCTGCCGATCTTTTTCTCAACCAAACAGCACAAGTAGCTACACCCAAAATACTCACCATTCCATAAAATACTTTAAGCcaaaataacatattttctcataaacaaaCATCTTCAATCACTTTACTTacaattatattaattgttgaacgacatcgatatcgcatcagtccctATGAAGACGATAACACAATACTTACTTTTGTATTTTAACATAAACCCAGTGCAATTTGAGTTGCCAtgtcattttctttatttttctcatcaaatcaaacacaccatTCAAGTCTATATATGTCACATTgactcaaaaaacaaaaatcagatGTATATTTGGTTCAAAATCTAAGCTAAAAACATTTGACTTTTTTGTATATAAGAGGGAGTAAATGTTCCAAAAAAtgttgatttatattttttttgaccaaaatacGCATATTTGACTTTTGACCAAATTGATTAATATCATCGTTACATACTTATATTTGactttgaagtatatatatatatatatatatatatatatatatatatatatatatatatatatatatatatatatatatatatatatatatacacacacacacttgaATGTTATTACCAACTGTTCTTGAAAGTAACATCTATAACTTTATGgcgttattttattttctagtttTTATTAGTTTGTGCATAGCATGTTGCAAAGTTGATGCAAGAAGCAAAGCTCTACTAAACGAGCAAAATCATTTTACTGCATCCGATAACACCATGGTATTGTCTCTTgcttattggtttttttttattaaattcaaGACTTATTagccttttttttaatttgttttacaCATTCTTTGTTTGATTATAATTTTGGTCCATAAATCCAGCTTCAAGTGGACAATGATTTTGAGTGTGTTGATATCTACAAGCAACCTGCCCTACAACATCCCTtgttaaaaaatcacaaaattcagGTATCATAGTTGAACGACTTGAAAGTTTAATTCACTTCATTGTAAtgtgaaaacaaaattattatttgatgaaGTAGGAGACCATGATATGTAATTATATTTaaccaaataatatattatgcattttattatttcaaatttcaaacataaatattttattcattgtAACTTATTCATTTCAAAATAATCTTATCTTCAATTTTACTTCATTGAACCTTGTTTTGTTTCCTCTTCATTGCAACATAGCTTTACCCAACATTTGCAAAGAATGTCGTGCGAAGTAGACCATCTTATGATGGTGAATGTCCAACAGGAAAAGTACCTATTTATAAGAGGACAAAAAGACATCAAATTGTTACTAATTCGTCTTCAAAATTACCAATTGAAGATTTGCGACATTATGCCAACAGGTTCAATGAAGCTCATGTAAGTCGAtacttttaattaatatatttgatttcttaacatgtgcccttagagcATCTACACGTACATATATGGTGTCAGACAACAAAATTGTTGTTTCAAATAACATTTCTCttctaaatatataatttgttttttctagaCTGTTACTCTCGATACAAGCCAAAATCAGATTTTCTATGGAGGATCTGCATTGATAAGTGCATATAATCTCTCACTCAACCTCAACCAATATAGCACATCTTCGGTTATTGTTGAAAGTGGTCCACGAGCAGAACTCAATAGCATACACGCCGGAGTTGgggtaagttttttttattacatcTATGTTaaactttgtttttatattaatatcaTGATAACATATTTATTAAAAGAGAAATAACTTTCATTCGTTAAAGACTCTTTTTCACCGACATATTtacaattttcctttttttttccacaCAACACTCtcaattttgaacaaaaaaaaaaattctcttacTCTACTTTTTGTAcccatttttttatatgttaggTTCGTCCAGACATATATCACGATAGTCAACTACGGCTAACTTCATATTGGACGGTAAGAACAAGAATTTAATCCATGAACTAATTATCCAAAAATGCATATTGTGGTTGTGCTCAATTTGACATGAACATGCAGGCATTTGGTAGCGCTCATTCTGGATGTTCAGATACTCAATGTCCTGGTTTCGTGCAAGTAACTCAAGACAAACATAATTTTCTTGGATCTGTCGTATCTCCCGCTACTCCCATTGGAGCATCAGATAAATTATTCCTTGCAACCAAGATCCAACGGGTAAATGTTTTGACGAATGTCAAAatacacaaacacacacacacatataatTAAGACatctgataaaaaataatagtgtTTATAAAATCATCCTTACTtaagtaattttatatttaattaagatATGTATTAAGTTCAGTAAAAAAAATCGAcatgtaattaaataattagtcTTAATATTTCCATCGagaaactataaataaatagatgAGCTAAAATATTGACAACTCGCTATGAGTTAATATGtgtttttgtttctaattattcttattatgtttggttaatataatttattagtAACTCATTTGACTATATTTTATAtgcttataaaatatttgtagGATCGATCCACAGGAAATTGGTGGTTAattattgatgaaaaaaaagaaatacatgTTGGATATTGGCCAAAAGAAATATTCACTCATTTAAGCAATGGAGCATCTAAGGTTAGATTTGGGGGTGAAACTGCAGCTATTACGGTAAGTCCTCCAATGGGTAGTGGGAGATTACCTCAAGACGGATTTCAATATTCAGCTCTCATGGGATTACTTCAGCATATTGAtacaaattataatcaaattgaTCTATATCCTGCACTTTTGAAGGTATATAATGATGCTAAAAAAGAATGCTATGATTTAAAGTTTTATGAAGCATTAGGGGGGAAACTTTATCGACGAGCTATTTTGTACGGTGGGCCAGGTGGACAATGTAATCTATGATTGTATCgacaaattaatttaataaagtttggaccaactaactattttttttttgtttacaatagaGCCAACGATGAATATTGAACTTtgataacaaaaataataatgtataaTTCGTCCTTTGATATGTTCAATTAtctttggttaaaaaaaaaaagagttcatCTATCAACCGTGTGTATGTTTTTTCTTAACAAGATTTAATAAAAGTCTAAGCTAAAAACATTTGACTTTTTTGAATATAATAATGACAAGAGGGAGTAAATGTTCCcaaaaatgttgatttttttttttaccaaaatatatatatttgacttttGACCTAATTGATTAATATCATTACATACgtatatttgacaaaaaaaataatgaattttggcggaaaaaaatattaatttactaaaatataattgatCCCAAATGATAACGATgagataaaaatctaaaaatcacAGCAACAAATAATATGTTGCCAAGTGGAGGAAGGAGACCCACTCCCTCCCCCACCCACTTCATTCTTCGACCGTTGAAAGTATTCAACACCAAATAATCCCTTAGGATTTCAACACCTCATTCAACTTGCCATTTCATTAACTTCAATCgttgaatattatttttcaacACCCCCATTGTAACTAATCTTAAGAAAAACCTAACATGTGTCCTTAAGACACTTGTTAGTATGCTATagataataattttgtattggaaatcgtgcattttatttttttaatggtgtGTTTGGTTTATAAGAGAAGTtgtgaagagagaaatatagTAGATTTGATATATTGTTTGGTTGGAGAGAAATAGAAGAGAGAtaaattggcttatttttgaaGGGTCATGCTAatttgtgccctaagggcacatgttaagctacctaaaaatagaaatatagcatttaatgatacaaagaatttaatgtttaaagaattgaatacaccacaagttcaataaattttttttacatttatcttgttaacatgtgccctcaGGGCTGAGGActcatgttaacaagacccaatcATTTAAACCATAACACCTAAACACTAAAACAAGCACTTATGAAACACATTCTTATAGAGAAACAAATACTTGTGCGGATGCTTTGGCAAATATAGGTTGCTCATTAGATTTGAATACTATGTATTTTGAATGTATGTCCTAGTTAAGTTAGATATTTGCTTGATGCGGATAGAAGGGGATTACTATTTCCTAGATTTATTCCGTTGTAATCTCTCTTTTTTTAGGGCTTAGGCCGTCatctttataaaaaagaaaaaaaaacttatgaaacaaaTACTTACAACAATAAATTGAACCTCATCTTTCATGCTTTCAATAGCACATCCACCGGAACTTTCA
This portion of the Trifolium pratense cultivar HEN17-A07 linkage group LG3, ARS_RC_1.1, whole genome shotgun sequence genome encodes:
- the LOC123913593 gene encoding uncharacterized protein LOC123913593, with translation MALFYFLVFISLCIACCKVDARSKALLNEQNHFTASDNTMLQVDNDFECVDIYKQPALQHPLLKNHKIQLYPTFAKNVVRSRPSYDGECPTGKVPIYKRTKRHQIVTNSSSKLPIEDLRHYANRFNEAHTVTLDTSQNQIFYGGSALISAYNLSLNLNQYSTSSVIVESGPRAELNSIHAGVGVRPDIYHDSQLRLTSYWTAFGSAHSGCSDTQCPGFVQVTQDKHNFLGSVVSPATPIGASDKLFLATKIQRDRSTGNWWLIIDEKKEIHVGYWPKEIFTHLSNGASKVRFGGETAAITVSPPMGSGRLPQDGFQYSALMGLLQHIDTNYNQIDLYPALLKVYNDAKKECYDLKFYEALGGKLYRRAILYGGPGGQCNL